From the Oncorhynchus nerka isolate Pitt River linkage group LG28, Oner_Uvic_2.0, whole genome shotgun sequence genome, one window contains:
- the LOC115113666 gene encoding pygopus homolog 1-like: MSKEQDKDTFSLKRTRGGDGGLDDLGGPGALLDSPDKKKCKSNAQAPFFAPLSEYAPSPNRSADHLVAANPFDDNYNTPSFKPLSSGNPYFGNPHYPGCSGYGPPRMDHLMPNRMPSSYRGPYQIRNQLHPFAQNQMGMGFNRPPGFNYGYHENPNYGNHPPLNNNNSIMPLPPSQSFRPGPRGNLNQVHLHNVTQSTSPDMGPSFRSAVIPIGNPPPRPGMDSSPGFIRQQQNNSFAQSNTPTPKQDMSEVVSSKSTSQNTSPRKRSHGSEEIMGQKNSVDLKSKNRGALVCQGASQPNTTEKINGIIHPNNDSLKKSPQSGRHMEAAPLERSRSNGGGGVVINKTLMHPNRPSHSSTEPVFPCGICLNEVNDDQEAILCEASCQKWFHRVCTGMTETAYNLLTAEVSAVWGCDICMEEKGAQLHRTKEITGQPAGQQPTVNSE, from the exons ATGTCAAAAGAACAGGATAAAGATACCTTCTCGCTCAAAAGAACCCGAG GTGGAGATGGTGGGCTTGATGATCTAGGAGGGCCGGGTGCTCTGCTGGATAGCCCAGACAAGAAAAAGTGCAAGTCGAACGCACAG GCTCCTTTCTTCGCTCCCCTATCTGAGTATGCTCCATCACCAAACCGAAGTGCCGACCACCTAGTGGCTGCCAATCCTTTTGATGACAACTACAACACACCATCTTTCAAGCCTCTGTCCTCTGGGAACCCATATTTTGGCAACCCGCACTACCCTGGCTGCAGTGGCTATGGCCCGCCCAGGATGGACCACCTCATGCCCAATAGGATGCCCTCTTCTTACAGGGGTCCCTACCAGATACGAAACCAGCTCCACCCTTTTGCCCAGAATCAAATGGGCATGGGGTTCAATCGACCCCCCGGCTTTAACTATGGTTACCATGAAAATCCCAATTATGGTAACCATCCACcattaaacaacaacaacagtatcaTGCCACTTCCACCCAGTCAATCTTTCAGACCAGGTCCCCGTGGCAACTTAAATCAGGTGCATCTGCATAATGTGACCCAAAGCACTTCTCCTGACATGGGCCCGAGCTTTAGATCAGCAGTCATCCCAATTGGGAATCCACCTCCCCGACCCGGCATGGACTCTAGTCCCGGTTTTATTCGGCAGCAACAAAACAACAGCTTTGCCCAGTCCAATACACCCACACCTAAACAGGACATGAGTGAGGTGGTGTCAAGCAAAAGTACATCCCAGAATACATCTCCACGGAAACGAAGCCATGGCTCAGAGGAGATCATGGGTCAGAAAAACTCTGTCGACCTGAAATCAAAGAATAGAGGCGCCCTGGTCTGTCAGGGTGCAAGTCAGCCTAACACCACAGAGAAAATCAACGGCATCATCCATCCCAATAATGATTCTCTGAAGAAGTCCCCACAGTCAGGCAGGCACATGGAGGCAGCCCCCCTGGAGCGGAGTAGAAGcaatggaggtggtggtgtggtcATCAATAAGACACTGATGCATCCCAACAggcctagccactcctccacagaGCCTGTGTTTCCATGTGGAATATGCCTGAATGAAGTGAATGATGACCAGGAAGCTATCCTGTGTGAGGCCTCATGTCAAAAATGGTTCCACAGGGTTTGTACTGGAATGACTGAGACAGCTTATAACCTGTTGACAGCAGAGGTGTCGGCCGTGTGGGGCTGTGACATCTGCATGGAGGAGAAAGGGGCACAGCTCCATAGAACAAAGGAGATAACAGGGCAGCCAGCAGGGCAGCAGCCAACAGTTAACAGCGAGTGA